The DNA region CTCCTTTTTACCTCGCGAAACTTTTCGCACTGCATTTCGGGTCGGGCGCAAGCATCATAAACATTTCTTCGAGTCGCGACCGAATGAGTCAACCGCAAACGGAAAGCTATACGGCGGCAAAGGGCGGGATTGCAGCCCTCACGCATGCGCTGGCCGTGAGTTTTGCTGGTCGCGTGCGCGTGAATTCGATTTCGCCGGGCTGGATCGATACGGATTTCAAGGTCTACGAAGGCCCCGACGCCACTCAGCAGCCCGCGGGCCGTGTCGGGAACCCGCTCGACATCACGAACATGGTGCTTTACCTTGCCAGCGACAAGGCCGGCTTCATTACCGGCGAAAACATTTGCATCGACGGCGGCATGACCCGCCAGATGATTTACCACAACGATTGTGGCTGGAAATTGGAAGTGTAAAGTAGCCCTTTCAGGACAAGTTGGTTAGGAAAGATTATATTTCCGCAGGATAAAACAGGCCGTTGTGGCGAAGGAGAATTTGTGAAAAAGATTGACCGTGTCATCCTGAGCGAAGCAACAAAGTTGCGTAGTCGAAGGATCTCTACTTATTTATTCATTTCTGTATTGTTGGCGCTCTTGGTAGCTTGTGGCGACGACAACAGCAGCAATTCTGCGTCTAATTCCGACGAGGAATCTTCTTCGTCTGTTTGCAAGAACTGTGACGATTCTAGCAGTTCGAAGGCGAAGTCCAGTAGTTCTTCTGCGAAATCGTCTAGTTCAGAGAAGAAACCTTGCGTTGTGGGCAAAGACAAGAATTGCTTTGAGGATGAACGTGACGGTCAGACATATAGGACTGTCAAGATCGGTACGCAGATTTGGATGGCCGAAAATCTGAACTTCAAGGTAGGAAACAGTGCCTGCTACGACGACGAAAAAAGTAACTGCACCAAATATGGAAGGCTTTACACTTGGGGCGCTGCAATAGACAGTGTCGGAAAATACGGCGAGAATGCCAAGGGCTGTGGCAATGGCGAACATTGCACCCCGATACCCCCTGTGCGCGGAATTTGTCCTGAAGGTTGGCATTTGCCCGATACGACGGAATGGAGAGTTCTGATTGATGTGGCTGGTGGCGAAGATGATGCCGGCAAGGCGCTCAAGTCCAAGAGTGGCTGGAAAAATGACGGCAACG from uncultured Fibrobacter sp. includes:
- a CDS encoding SDR family oxidoreductase is translated as MKSFEDKVVVVTGGAHGIGATVVSEFEKEGAKVAYIDIRENPCFVGDLSKKEVLEKFANFVIEKYGHVDVLVNNALPLMKGIDECSYEEFSYALAVGVTAPFYLAKLFALHFGSGASIINISSSRDRMSQPQTESYTAAKGGIAALTHALAVSFAGRVRVNSISPGWIDTDFKVYEGPDATQQPAGRVGNPLDITNMVLYLASDKAGFITGENICIDGGMTRQMIYHNDCGWKLEV